CTCAATATAGAGCGTCGGCATCAGGAGTTGAGTATTGGGCATGTGAATGAGTTGGCCTGCCCAGAGGAACTGATTGAATGAAACTTCGACTTCTCCATGCCAGTGTTGGCTTGGGAGAGGATGCTAGCTAGTTTGCTTATCTTGTCAGATGGGTTTTTCTGAGTTAAAATTGGTGAAATGCTTCCAAGAACAAGTCAGTGATTATTTGAGCTCAGCCTCTGAATGTGCACGTTACAACTGTCATTTTAGCTTGGCTTCTGAAGTTGGTGCAACCTACTGAAGACCACTGAAGGTCATTCATATCTCAGAAGCATTTAGGAGAGTTGGGCATCCCATGAGATCCATGCCAGGTTtgagacttttagactttagaaattaaaaatacagagtggaaacaggcccttcagccaaccgagtccgcgacgacccgcgatcaccccatacactaacactatcctacatactggggacaattttacaacttaccagaGCACTTgcgaaaacccacatggtaacagggataatgtacaaactctgtatagacagcacctatagtcaggatcgaacccaggtcgctagtgctgtaaggcagcaactgtatcactgcaccactgtgctgacctTGATCCTATCTTCAAACAGCCCTTTCACTAGTCAGCAAAACCTATGCTCCCAAGATATTGAACCTGATAGACATTGTTTAGGGCATAATGGGAAACTATTCTTTCTCCACTATTCTTCACTCCTCCACAGTggcaccgcggtagagttgctgctttacagcgcttacagcatcagagacccgggttcattcccaactacgggtgctgtctgtatggagtttgtacgttctccccgtaaccacgtgggttttttccgagatcttcggtttcctcccacactccaaagacgtacaggtttgtaggttaattggcttggtataaattgtcccatgtgtgtgtaggatagtgttaatgtgcggggatcgctggtcggtgtggactcggtggaccgaagggcctgtttccacgctatatctctaaactcaactcaactaaactattcTACCATTACAGAAGCTAGGATTTGCCAATCTCAGCAGTGAACTGAAGTAGACAGGTTTTGCACTTGTGCAAGCTCAGAGGCAGAGTTTCACGTCATCATCAATGTATCTACTGAATgtatctctgccattcaatgaggaAATGTTTGATCCAAACTTCTCATCAATACCATTTTCTCCTGACCTCCCCATCCCCCTTAATTTCCCCCCTGACCCTGTATACAAATCTGGCCTCTGATAAGTCTCACTGTGTGATTTACTTGTAATTGGCCTCAAAATAACCTAGTGATTCTCTCAGTTATGGTGAAggttgaatctatctatctatctatctatctatctatctatctatctatctatctatctatctatctatctatctatctatctatctatctatctatctatctatctatctatctatctatctatctatctatctatatctatctatctatctatctatctatctatctatctatctatctatctacctctatccatacataactaaaattctgatcttgtgctcCTCTGGTTTgtggggtttttctatttgcgcaaaaacggtatgcgATAGCGTTGCGATTTTTGCCCCCTCCccctactcaccattctcctgtgctgcgagtgcaacaagtttcgttctgatCTATGGTATATTGTacaagttatcgaggtttaaaaaatctttgaaaactgcacatgcgcagattgCTGTAAGTCACCACCACGCAgcttggtctcctctcctgtcactcAGGAAGGGGCGTCCTGCAGCACAGCATCTGCTTCCTGCACTCCAGGCAACTCTGACTCGGCCGTCCAACACGCTCACCCCGTCCCCGGCACTGCAAGCCCTGCTCCGTCGAGGCCCAGGTCCGCGAGTGCTTCGGGcacctacagccagggccgggccgagtacgagaaccaggccgagttccaggccctgccgctgctctacgacctggctAGGTGCTGGATGGGGGTGAGGGAAGGAGGATGAGAGAaatggggaggaggaaggaagatGGGTTGGTAGAGGAGATGGGgatgggtggggcggggggggcaggCAGTGAAGGACACGGCGGGTTCCGGGACGGGCAGCGCCTCAGCGGCTCCTGCCCGCGGTTGCGGACACGGGGAGGGGCCCTGACGCACCGCAGCGTTACACGGAGAGAGGGAACGCTGCAGCCTGGCCCACAGCATGGCAGGGGAGagaagatggagggagggagcagagagggatgagggagggagggtgatgaaggaggcagggagagagagtgatgaGGGAGGGAGCGGATGAGAGGGTTGAGAAAGGGAAGGggcgagggatgagggagggagagaggaatgagggagggagagaggaatgagggagggagagagagggagggagggaggggggaaagagggtgggAGTGGGGTAGATGGATAGTGGAGTGCAGAGAGGGGGTAGATAGGCAAggtgggatagaggggggagtagaggaagagggggacagggaggggtagATTTGATGGGAGGGGGATAGGCTTGTGTGGTGGGATATTGCATTgtgggaacaggttgcgttggaggaacgggtgagtggtggaatattgtgttggggaacgggttgcattgggtgggggaccaggcttcctgtgtgacagggtcccaacgggtcccacttagtctagtaaataacAAATTCCAAATTAATTAAGCATAAGTACTGATACATTGGACTGGACCGAGCTCTATTATGTGCTGCATTTCAGTGAGAATCCAATGACGCCTCTGATATAAAtaatattcagtttaaagcccGAACAGTCATACAAAAAGTATTTTTATTGAAATCTTTATGGATTGCTTAATGTTACTAGACTAAATGCAACAAAGAATGCAGAAAGAAAGAACATACGGTTATATTCCATCGTGCTGATGGATTCCAGCAGTTTTGGAATGTATCAGCTAGATAATTGGGCAAATATTTCTAACGCTAAATATTTGAACCATAACATATCAgtgtaattttgattatatttttgcCAGTTACCAATTGGACCAAAGCAAACTTTCAACCTCAAACATACCTATTATCCTTATCAACTTTGATTGCACATGCCCAAGCGACAGGCTTCACAGAGGTCACTTTCATGAGGTTTAGTCTTCCGATGGATTACAACTCTTCCTTCTTCTACCAGATTGGGAACACCGTAGCAGTTTTTGAGGATTTTTAAAATAAGTCTGTCAAGCACTTGGTCCATTTGGTCGGAATTAACCTGTGGTTTGTGCTGAATGGGGTTATTGCATTCTCTGCATTGCTGCCGGAAGAGGCGAAGCAAAACTAATCCACTCTTCCTTCCCAGGCGGTAATGAAACAGCATAGAGGCCCGGGATGAAGACCACGAATTTGAACAGCGACGACAGGTAAATCTGTTGGAGGTAAGGGCAGGATAGTTAGTGTTGTTGAAGAACATGTCATTTCATGCTTGAAATTTCCTCTATCTGCTTCTGAGTGCATTTAGAACAGATTTGTAATAGGTGCTCTCATCTGCACCATGTACACCTGAGCATCAAGATGAAATATGATACCAGAAATTTGAAATCAAAGCAGGACATGTCAGAAacactcggcagatcaggcagcatttgtggagagaaaagcCGTTTCAAACTGATAACATTCCATCAGTgatgtgtatttccagcattttctgcataTGCATGAATTTACACATGAACATGTGTAACAGATAAACATATAAATAACCGTAACTCCTAAACATGTGAAAAAGGTAAGTGGATATGCCAGGCAATGATATTAATCATAGACCAACAACACAATACTAGTTCTGCTATAACTGTACCAGAAGCTGCTTATTCTTTAGACGTCTCTGAAATGAAGACTATCACGTCCCAAAACAAATCTTAAACAGAAAGCTAAAGGATGTCATCAGAAAGAAGGGTCATTCATTTAAAGGCTACCAATACAATTAAAACTGGCACCAATCTTAAGGTGCAAACAGCTGAGAGCAAGATACACTAACTGTCCTTGACAAGGACTGTCTCCCAAGGGCGTGACGgcggtgcaatggtagagttgctgccttacagcgttgaagacccgggttcgattccgactattgggtgttgtctatatggagtttgttcgttctccccatgaccgcgtggcgtttctctgagatctttgctttcctcccacactccaaagacataaagatacataggttaattgtccctagtgtgtgtacctgtttccacactgtatcactctataactctataagatATAGGAGCCGATTTAAGCCGTTCGAGTCATCAAGTCTGCaatgccatgcaatcatggcggatctgttTTTCTGTCAcaccaaattccacagattcaccatcctctgggtgaagaaattcctcatctccattctaaaggtacatccttttattccggGGCTGGATCCTCTGGCCCTAGATTCTccaactactggaaacatcctctccacatccactttgtcAAGGCCTtacattattcagtaggtttcaatgagatccccaactccctctcatccttctgaactccagcgagtgcagactAGAACCATCAAATACTCCTCACACGATAACCCAATAATTCCTAGAATCATTTtcacaaacctcctctggaacttTACTAATGCCAGTATATCCTTCCTCAGAAGTGGGGCTCATAACTGTTCACAacattataaagcctcagcactaCATCTTTGTTTTTATATTCTTGTCCTCTTGAAAGGAACATTGCATTTGACTGATTCGACCTGCAAATTG
This sequence is a window from Leucoraja erinacea ecotype New England chromosome 14, Leri_hhj_1, whole genome shotgun sequence. Protein-coding genes within it:
- the LOC129703246 gene encoding receptor-transporting protein 3-like, producing MAEVPGTNLWFTHFTSCIEEEEFEERWTLNFNYNLQKELDAQRRAEGWKIYITSSFAKFTCRRCSNSWSSSRASMLFHYRLGRKSGLVLLRLFRQQCRECNNPIQHKPQVNSDQMDQVLDRLILKILKNCYGVPNLVEEGRVVIHRKTKPHESDLCEACRLGMCNQS